From Labrus bergylta chromosome 22, fLabBer1.1, whole genome shotgun sequence, one genomic window encodes:
- the arhgef11 gene encoding rho guanine nucleotide exchange factor 11 isoform X7 has product MSLRQPTSTLDRLSSLTIGDSERKSSATQQREPLVDYPVDSTGPGLVQRCVVVQKDQLGFGFTVCGERVKLVQNVRSGGAAVKAGVQEGDRIIKVNGQLVSSMSHQEVVKLIKSGTYVALTLQGPPPSSASLPLEPLSTDLTSNQRTSLGGEAPPPPPPPLPSGLSSTPSQRITGPKPLQDPEVQKHATQILRKMLEQEEAELQDLLEEQSRNPSPSLEERIESAKRRANQVRVKIQQDLEGTRSECTTSYVIAGEGRLSMDSSEGDVEGFESPHSSPSSSFRIPQHRRQNSDTHTLSDLGGKAQIIGPEEEDEEDDGYAFNEMDGPFQDIELLKSRPAHMTVFMRYIFTQLLDPNPLLFYLSVEAYLGSSPKDARTLAPQICSHFLDPDAPLKIKVREEYLTDIESRLHAQEDIRGPLSELQQQVLPDIQDQIQDYRNKQMMGLGSLFGEGDLQHLDGDPLKERQVVDRQVTALWEILSKHEEDRSSPLASAVLLYLRHSGIKLRDSKVFPGLSTEKEKWLAFLKTKKLSGIKKDKDGEDKKRNPILKYIGKPRTTSQSIRPGSVRNIIQQFENNTETGEEGGDAAADPQRLSTSSLGEDSMDSPTISVRLARSESLKAQGEGRRRGVTSGTESVPRSRSDVDMEDCGEEREGPGLRPLQHSTSSSASSSSARSLENPTPPYTPRSRRRSVDSPLALLPDAVALEEEACDSQNWQDTVPAQLLATLSPREVDRQAVIYELFTTEASHLRTLRVLDQVFFQKMRSVLNSEELACIFPNLPQVYELHANLCEAMKKRRETPIVQAIGDVMLARFEGAAGDEFQEQASQLCSLQTQALELIKNKKRKDPRFAHIIQECEASPHCRRLQLKDLLVSEMQRLTKYPLLLDNIIKHTEAGSSDLPSLQSAQACCRGILQAVNEVVRVTEHRQRLSQYQRRLDAAPQFKSLDLTTKRMIHEGPLTWKVSKDKQIEIQALLLSDCLVLLQRGPDDRLQLRYPSRWLGGGGGGGGDSKTSFSPLVKLDSLLVRLVATDNKALYVISTTERQIYELVAGTSSEKNTWKDLLEKTISSSGGSSPLINHGSIRLSSPSLGSASPVSTGSNVFADNSMTEQSDSMETHSSGDDIALSAAAPSNVSERKTAGVAEAALQDVETLRQLIIRDLEEDGWSHDSDDTPTNETGNRRSSFSERQRPESLETVLNFSTGEWEAEPEEAPPPEAEQSSVQVVRKAVVAGPSSSSSVPDDITDDVSDQSSKPRGGATTQGNTFYLVMPTEQGESVTDDAEDPPAPVATPHLPRPPEGTPTCDPEPDRSEAMQLERDEEEDAGQSQAGHPSHVIKNVDEIFHTIEGLMSKLRQLKEIEKAHHKLLKTLTEPPVNQESEEPQCHSASVSRTPSLDRGSIDGKEGSPAEPKILSTGF; this is encoded by the exons ATGAGTCTCCGCCAGCCCACCTCTACGCTGGACAG GCTCAGCAGTCTGACCATCGGGGACTCGGAGCGCAAATCCTCTGCCacccagcagagggagccatTGGTTGACTACCCTGTTGATAGTACGG GTCCTGGTCTTGTGCAGAGATGCGTGGTGGTGCAGAAGGACCAGCTCGGCTTCGGCTTCAcagtgtgtggagagagagtgaagctcGTGCAGAATGTCCGATCAG GTGGTGCAGCAGTCAAGGCGGGGGTCCAAGAAGGAGACCGGATCATAAAG GTGAACGGTCAGCTGGTGTCCTCCATGTCCCATCAGGAGGTGGTGAAGCTCATCAAAT CTGGAACCTACGTAGCCCTGACACTTCAAGGACCGCCCCCTTCGTCTGCCTCCTTGCCCCTCGAGCCCCTCTCCACTGACCTCACATCCAATCAAAGAACGTCTCTAGGCGgggaagctccgccccctccgCCTCCACCTTTGCCCTCTGGACTGAGCAGCACGCCTTCCCAAAGAATCACAGGACCCAAACCACTACAG GACCCAGAAGTACAGAAACATGCCACTCAGATACTCAGGAAAATGCTGGAGCAGGAAGAGGCTGAActtcag GACCTGCTGGAGGAGCAGTCGAGGAACCCGTCGCCGTCTCTGGAGGAGCGGATTGAAAGTGCCAAAAGGAGAGCCAACCAAGTCAGGGTTAAGATTCAGCAAGATCTG GAGGGAACGCGATCAGAATGTACAACCAGCTACGTCATAGCAGGAGAAG GTCGACTATCAATGGACTCGAGTGAAGGAGACGTGGAG gGCTttgagagtccccactcctccccctcatcctcctTCCGGATCCCCCAACACAGGCGGCAGAACTccgacacacacaccctgtctgACCTG GGTGGAAAGGCTCAGATCATCGGcccagaggaagaggatgaagaagacgACGGCTATGCATTTAATGAG atgGACGGTCCGTTTCAGGACATCGAGCTGCTCAAGTCACGACCTGCACACATGACCGTGTTCATGAGATACATCTTCACGCAGCTTCTGGACCCCAACCCTCTG CTGTTTTACCTGTCGGTGGAGGCCTACCTGGGCTCCAGTCCTAAAGACGCACGCACACTCGCACCTCAGATCTGCTCCCACTTCCTGGACCCCGATGCT CCCCTGAAAATCAAAGTGCGAGAGGAGTATCTCACAGATATCG AGAGTCGACTTCACGCTCAGGAGGACATCAGAGGACCTCTGTCCGAGCTCCAGCAGCAAGTACTGCCTGACATCCAGGACCAGATCCAGGACTACAG GAACAAACAGATGATGGGCCTCGGCTCTCTGTTTGGAGAGGGAGACCTGCAGCACCTGGACGGGGACCCGTTGAAAGAGAGGCAGGTGGTGGACAGACAGGTCACCGCCCTCTGGGAAATACT ATCAAAGCACGAAGAGGACAGGAG ttCTCCTCTGGCGTCGGCCGTGCTCCTCTACCTGCGGCACTCGGGCATCAAGCTGAGAGACTCCAAGGTGTTCCCCGGTCTGAGCACGGAGAAGGAGAAATGGCTCGCTTTCTTAAAGACCAAAAAG CTGAGTGGTATCAAGAAGGATAAAGATGGagaggacaaaaagagaaacCCTATCCTGAAGTACATCGGCAAACCCAGGACCACATCCCAGTCga TCCGTCCGGGCAGCGTGAGGAATATCATCCAGCAGTTTGAGAACAACACGGAGACGGGCGAGGAGGGAGGGGACGCCGCCGCCGACCCCCAGAGGCTCTCCACCAGCAGCCTGGGAGAAGACAGCATGGACAG CCCCACCATCTCCGTGCGCCTGGCTCGTAGCGAGTCGCTGAAGGCTCAAGGAGAAGGCCGCCGGCGAGGCGTCACCTCGGGCACCGAGTCGGTCCCTCGCTCCCGGAGCGACGTGGACATGGAGGACtgtggggaggagagggaggggcccGGGCTCCGGCCGCTGCAGCACAGCACGTCGTCGTCTGCATCCAGCAGCTCTGCACG gTCTCTAGAGAACCCTACACCCCCATACACCCCTCGGTCGAGACGCAG GAGTGTAGACTCCCCGTTGGCACTGCTGCCGGACGCCGTGGCGTTAGAGGAGGAGGCGTGCGACAGTCAGAACTGGCAGGACACGGTCCCCGCTCAGCTCCTCGCCACGCTCAGTCCGCGGGAGGTGGACCGGCAGGCCGTCATCTACG AGCTCTTCACCACCGAGGCGTCTCACCTGCGGACCTTGAGGGTCTTGGATCAGGTCTTCTTCCAGAAGATGAGGTCCGTGCTGAACTCTGAAGAGCTCGCCTGCATCTTCCCGAACCTGCCCCAGGTCTATGAACTCCAcg CAAATCTGTGTGAGGCaatgaagaagagaagagagacaccCATCGTTCAGGCCATCGGGGACGTCATGCTGGCCAGG TTTGAAGGTGCAGCTGGAGACGAGTTTCAGGAACAGGCGTCCCAGCTGTGCAGCCTGCAGACTCAGGCTCTGGAGCTCATCAAGAACAAAAAACGCAAAGATCCTCGTTTTGCACACATCATCCAG GAGTGTGAGGCGAGTCCTCACTGCCGCCGGCTGCAGCTGAAGGACCTGCTGGTGTCGGAGATGCAGAGACTCACAAAGTACCCTCTGCTGCTCGACAACAtcatcaaacacacagagg CCGGCTCGTCAGACCTCCCCTCTCTGCAAAGCGCCCAGGCGTGTTGCAGAGGGATACTGCAGGCGGTAAACGAGGTCGTCAGGGTAACGGAACACCGGCAACGCCTCAGCCAGTACCAACGCAGACTGGACGCCGCCCCTCAGTTTAAG AGTCTCGACCTCACCACAAAGAGGATGATTCATGAAGGTCCTCTCACGTGGAAAGTCAGCAAAGACAAGCAGATAG AGATCCAAGCGCTGCTGCTGTCAGACTGCCTGGTCCTCCTGCAGCGGGGCCCCGACGATCGGCTGCAGCTCAGGTATCCCTCCCGCTGGCTGGGTGGAGGCGGCGGGGGCGGCGGGGACAGCAAGACCTCCTTCAGCCCTCTGGTGAAGCTGGACTCGCTGCTGGTGCGCTTAGTGGCTACAG ACAACAAAGCCCTTTACGTCATCAGCACCACCGAGAGGCAGATCTATGAGCTGGTGGCCGGGACGTCGTCGGAGAAAAACAC CTGGAAAGATTTACTTGAAAAGACCATCTCATCATCTGGAGGATCATCACCTCTGATCAATCACGGATCCATACGTCTCTC TTCCCCCAGTCTAGGCAGTGCGTCTCCAGTGTCAACTGGGAGCAATGTCTTTGCAG ATAACTCTATGACAGAGCAGTCGGATTCAATGGAGACTCATTCGTCGGGCGACGACATCGCACTCTCAGCGGCCGCTCCTTCCAACGTGTCGGAGAGAAAAACAGCTGGAGTGGCGGAGGCGGCTTTACAAGACG TGGAAACACTACGGCAGCTCATCATACGAGACCTCGAAGAGGACGGCTGGAGCCACGATTCGGACGACACGCCCACCAACGAGACGGGGAACCGGAGGAGCTCCTTCAGCGAAAGACAGCGGCCCGAGTCCCTGGAGACCGTCCTCAACTTCAGCACCGGCGAATGGGAGGCTGAGCCCGAAGAGGCCCCGCCCCCGGAGGCGGAGCAATCCAGCGTTCAGGTCGTGAGGAAAG CTGTGGTTGCgggtccttcttcttcttcttctgtccctGACGACATCACTGATGATGTCTCCGACCAATCATCCAAGCCGAGAGGCGGGGCCACGACGCAGG GAAACACTTTCTACCTGGTCATGCCCACGGAGCAAGGTGAGAGCGTCACCGACGATGCCGAAGACCCTCCCGCCCCCGTCGCCACCCCCCACCTCCCTCGGCCGCCGGAGGGGACGCCCACCTGCGACCCGGAGCCCGACCGATCGGAGGCTATGCAATTAGAACGTGACGAAGAGGAAGACGCGGGCCAATCGCAGGCGGGGCACCCGAGCCACGTGATCAAAAATGTGGACGAGATTTTTCACACAATCGAGGGGTTGATGAGCAAGTTACGCCAGCTGAAG GAAATAGAGAAGGCCCATCACAAGCTTCTGAAGACCCTCACAGagccgcctgtcaatcaggagTCAGAGGAGCCACAGTGTCACTCTGCATCCGTCTCCAGAACACCGTCTCTGGATCGCGGCTCCATAGACG GCAAAGAGGGCAGTCCAGCTGAGCCCAAGATCCTGTCGACTGGATTTTGA